One part of the Chryseobacterium sp. 7 genome encodes these proteins:
- the groES gene encoding co-chaperone GroES, whose product MSVNFKPLADRVLVEPIAAETKTASGIIIPDTAKEKPQEGTVVAVGPGKKDEPTTVQVGDKVLYGKYSGAELKLEGKDYLIVREADLLGIIG is encoded by the coding sequence ATGTCAGTAAACTTTAAACCATTAGCAGACAGAGTTCTGGTAGAACCTATCGCTGCAGAAACTAAAACAGCTTCAGGTATTATTATCCCCGACACTGCAAAGGAAAAGCCGCAAGAAGGTACTGTAGTGGCAGTAGGTCCTGGTAAAAAAGATGAGCCTACAACTGTTCAGGTAGGTGACAAAGTTCTTTATGGAAAATATTCAGGTGCTGAATTGAAGTTGGAAGGTAAAGATTACTTAATCGTAAGAGAAGCTGATTTATTAGGAATCATCGGTTAA
- a CDS encoding TerC family protein, with translation MIFPDFTHLFNDILENPAKSIAIIGNLILIESLLSVDNAAVLATIVMDLPENQRKKALKYGIIGAYVFRGLALIFASVLISVWWLKPLGGLYLLYISFDWFIKKMKNTNDEENPEENPDKESSWLYKNSIGLLGHFWATVAIVEVMDLAFSIDNVFAVVAFSNNLLLITLGVFIGILAMRFIAQWFVRLMQIFPFLETAAFAVIAILGIKLSLSLYEHFYPATAFAQFLGSHTMEILVSVITVLLFVVPVATSYLIGFPARKK, from the coding sequence ATGATATTTCCTGATTTCACACACCTCTTCAATGACATATTAGAAAACCCAGCAAAATCAATAGCCATTATTGGCAATCTTATCCTTATCGAAAGCCTCCTCTCTGTAGACAATGCAGCAGTACTGGCAACCATCGTCATGGATCTGCCCGAAAATCAAAGAAAAAAAGCTTTAAAATACGGAATTATTGGAGCTTATGTATTCCGTGGACTGGCTCTTATTTTTGCTTCTGTATTGATTTCCGTTTGGTGGCTAAAACCACTGGGAGGATTATACCTTCTCTATATTTCTTTTGATTGGTTTATCAAAAAGATGAAAAACACAAATGATGAAGAAAATCCGGAGGAAAATCCTGACAAAGAATCCAGCTGGCTGTATAAAAATTCTATTGGATTGCTGGGGCATTTCTGGGCTACGGTTGCTATTGTGGAAGTAATGGATCTTGCTTTTTCTATAGATAATGTTTTTGCTGTAGTGGCTTTTTCAAACAATTTGCTACTGATTACGCTGGGTGTATTCATAGGAATTTTAGCCATGAGATTTATTGCACAGTGGTTTGTTCGTCTGATGCAAATTTTTCCTTTCCTGGAAACTGCCGCTTTTGCTGTGATTGCTATTTTAGGAATTAAACTAAGCTTGTCATTATATGAGCACTTCTACCCTGCTACGGCATTCGCTCAATTTTTAGGCAGTCATACCATGGAAATTCTAGTTTCCGTCATTACCGTTCTTTTGTTTGTAGTACCTGTAGCTACCAGTTATCTTATTGGATTTCCCGCCCGCAAAAAATAA
- a CDS encoding CitMHS family transporter, producing MLTFLGFLMIFIFMILIMNKKMTPLTALVLVPVLIAVIAGFGPDLGKMMKDGVKEIALTGVMLIFAILYFSLMIDTGLFEPLVNVILKAVGDNPVKTTIGTALLTTLVSLDGDGSSTYIIVVAALLPLYKKQGMNPLVLTCIIMLAGGIMNILPWGGPTARVMSSLKLGHTEIFVPMIPVMLIGLVWVFFVAYILGVREKKRISKHGKYTKYSGQDIAGEDDPALRRPKLIIVNLILTIILLCVMILDIIPLGIAFMIAFCIASLINYPKLKDQQKIISKHAGNALSVAGMIFGAGIFTGILNGTGIMNAMGNSIISIVPKTWGGYLNVITAVFSVPLTFFLTNDAYYFGILPVITATGSQLNIPPDILGRASLVGQASHLLSPLVPSTYLLVSLAGVEFSDHLKFTLKWAIGSSIVMLLSALALGII from the coding sequence ATGCTTACATTTCTTGGTTTTTTAATGATTTTCATCTTCATGATCCTCATCATGAACAAAAAGATGACTCCGCTTACGGCTTTAGTTCTGGTACCGGTACTTATTGCTGTAATAGCAGGATTCGGGCCTGATCTTGGGAAAATGATGAAAGATGGGGTAAAAGAAATAGCACTTACGGGGGTTATGCTGATTTTTGCCATCCTGTATTTCAGCCTGATGATTGATACAGGGCTTTTCGAGCCTCTGGTTAATGTCATATTAAAGGCTGTAGGAGATAATCCTGTAAAAACAACCATCGGAACTGCCCTTCTCACCACTTTAGTTTCTTTAGACGGCGATGGCTCTTCCACTTACATTATTGTAGTAGCTGCGTTACTCCCACTTTATAAAAAACAGGGCATGAACCCTTTGGTTTTAACCTGTATTATTATGCTCGCAGGTGGTATTATGAATATTCTACCATGGGGAGGTCCCACCGCCAGAGTAATGAGTTCTCTTAAGCTGGGGCATACTGAAATATTTGTCCCTATGATTCCGGTCATGCTGATCGGGCTGGTATGGGTATTTTTTGTTGCTTATATTCTGGGAGTTCGAGAGAAAAAAAGAATAAGCAAACATGGAAAATATACCAAATACAGCGGACAGGATATTGCCGGTGAAGATGACCCTGCATTAAGACGTCCGAAACTTATTATTGTCAATTTAATCCTGACCATTATCCTTCTTTGCGTTATGATTCTTGATATTATTCCTTTGGGCATTGCCTTTATGATTGCCTTCTGTATAGCTTCTCTGATTAATTATCCGAAACTGAAAGACCAGCAGAAAATTATTTCAAAACACGCTGGAAATGCTTTATCCGTAGCCGGAATGATCTTCGGTGCAGGAATTTTCACAGGAATCCTGAACGGTACAGGAATTATGAATGCTATGGGAAACAGTATCATCAGTATTGTTCCTAAAACCTGGGGTGGCTATCTGAATGTCATCACCGCAGTATTCAGTGTACCGCTTACGTTTTTCCTGACCAATGATGCTTATTATTTTGGAATATTACCTGTCATCACAGCAACGGGCAGCCAGCTTAATATTCCTCCTGATATTTTGGGACGTGCCAGTCTTGTAGGGCAGGCTTCTCACTTATTAAGTCCGTTGGTACCATCTACTTATCTGTTGGTTTCACTGGCAGGGGTTGAATTCTCTGACCATCTGAAATTCACTTTAAAATGGGCTATCGGATCATCAATTGTAATGTTGCTGAGTGCATTGGCTCTTGGTATTATATAA
- a CDS encoding cation:dicarboxylate symporter family transporter, with protein sequence MMKPSKQKTFTDSYLRNLTLYVFTAIICGALTGYYFPEVSKHLETVSSYFFTLLEVLIIPVIFIAVTYGVSYIFSTKNAFKIVSQMVLYFLIITSISILLGIGSGLLLKPGANTGIMISSHKALPERFLTRTTNPLHISNYVLFLLISITAGILIGLSKKKNNILKAIDLGRNLFFKLIKYVYIFLPIVIFSNIAYGISVYGINTLLPLSKIVATVYLTCVFFIFGILGVITAYFKINLWDFLISIKEEIILVVATSSSKTAFPMIFDKMESQGYDRKILRLIIPLGYNFNLAGACIYLSISCIFLIQFYNIPLTIKDYFWLFITISVASKTASGVPGSGFLALMFTLSRFGKIPTTDLALLYSIDRFMNEARSVTNFIGISVSAAIISKLNQKSTPLKNDIS encoded by the coding sequence ATGATGAAACCTTCTAAGCAAAAAACGTTTACAGACTCCTATTTAAGAAACCTTACTCTGTATGTGTTCACAGCGATTATCTGTGGAGCATTAACCGGTTATTATTTTCCGGAAGTCAGTAAACATCTGGAAACAGTAAGCAGTTACTTTTTCACACTTCTTGAAGTTTTGATTATTCCTGTTATTTTTATTGCAGTAACTTATGGGGTAAGCTATATTTTCAGCACCAAAAATGCTTTTAAAATTGTAAGTCAGATGGTTCTCTATTTTTTAATCATCACTTCCATCAGTATTTTATTGGGCATCGGATCCGGACTTCTTTTAAAGCCGGGAGCCAATACGGGGATTATGATTTCTTCCCACAAAGCGCTTCCGGAAAGATTTTTAACAAGAACAACAAATCCTTTACATATTAGCAACTATGTACTTTTTCTTTTAATATCAATAACTGCAGGTATCCTGATTGGTCTTTCAAAGAAAAAGAATAACATTCTTAAGGCTATAGACCTGGGAAGAAATCTGTTTTTCAAACTCATCAAGTATGTTTACATCTTTCTTCCCATCGTCATTTTCTCTAATATCGCTTATGGAATTTCTGTTTACGGAATTAATACTTTGCTGCCATTAAGTAAAATTGTAGCCACAGTATATCTTACCTGTGTATTTTTCATTTTCGGGATATTAGGTGTTATAACGGCTTACTTTAAAATTAACCTTTGGGATTTTTTGATCAGCATCAAAGAAGAAATCATTCTTGTGGTAGCAACTTCGTCGTCAAAGACCGCATTTCCAATGATCTTTGATAAAATGGAATCTCAGGGATATGACAGGAAAATTCTTCGCCTTATTATTCCTCTAGGATACAATTTTAATTTGGCAGGAGCTTGTATTTACCTTTCCATTTCATGTATTTTCCTGATCCAGTTTTATAATATTCCACTTACCATAAAAGATTATTTCTGGCTTTTCATCACCATTTCAGTTGCTTCAAAAACGGCTTCTGGAGTTCCAGGATCAGGCTTCCTTGCCCTGATGTTTACATTAAGCCGGTTTGGCAAAATTCCTACTACCGATCTTGCACTGCTGTACAGTATAGACCGCTTTATGAATGAAGCCAGATCTGTCACCAATTTCATCGGCATTTCAGTTTCTGCTGCCATTATTTCAAAACTTAACCAAAAATCAACCCCTCTAAAAAATGATATTTCCTGA